The following proteins come from a genomic window of Larimichthys crocea isolate SSNF chromosome III, L_crocea_2.0, whole genome shotgun sequence:
- the LOC109137861 gene encoding CMRF35-like molecule 3, with amino-acid sequence MMKIYVYSCLLSALSVAEMKSLTVNGCVGNNVTFKCSNWNVWIDVKNNEKYFCNSPCSEEEHIIRAAFQKTGRKNRIEITNSADGLFVTFTNLQKSDSKKYYCGVNRLGLDPWIEVKLEVTDAESTTPRTTLKMLAVTNSSDFISDTSTSYIIYSTPAVDSTTTTTASSTQGAGNVLYLIICVIIIISILMLLLTLVWKMKRKQQKKEKRVHVEDVRPEGQSLNQPAAVPTLGYSADSDSVYANYTEIAVESVNNYSEDVPLSPVSSVVYSVIQLPEKQIEHTEHSEPNQCEYSENDSLYSLAQLPKTN; translated from the exons ATGATGAAAATCTATGTGTActcttgtcttctctctg CTCTGAGTGTTGCAGAGATGAAGTCTCTCACCGTAAATGGATGTGTTGGgaataatgtgacatttaaatgctCCAACTGGAACGTTTGGatagatgtaaaaaataatgagaaatacTTTTGTAATAGTCCATGCTCAGAAGAAGAACACATCATCAGAGCAGCATTTCAAAAGACTGGAAGGAAGAATCGAATAGAGATAACAAACAGCGCAGACGGTTTATTTGTGACTTTCACAAATCTCCAAAAGTCAGACTCTAAGAAATATTATTGTGGAGTGAACAGACTTGGCCTTGACCCTTGGATAGAGGTCAAACTTGAAGTTACAGATG ctgaGTCTACCACTCCCAGGACAACTCTGAAAATGTTAGCTGTTACAAACAGCTCAGATTTTATTAGTGATACGTCTACATCATACATCATCTATTCTACTCCAGCAGTCGActctactacaactactactgcaTCATCAACACAAGGAGCTG GAAATGTATTGTATTTGATCATATGTGTCATTATTATAATAAGCATACTGATGCTACTGCTGACACTTGTGtggaagatgaagagaaaacagCAGA aaaaagaaaaacgagTG CATGTTGAGGACGTCAGACCTGAAGGACAGTCTCTGAACCAGCCAGCAGCGGTCCCTACACTCGGCTACTCTGCAGACTCAGACAGTGTCTATGCTAATTATACTGAAATAGCAGTTGAGAGTGTTAATAACTACTCAGAAGATGTTCCTTTAAGTCCAGTTTCCAGCGTTGTGTATTCTGTTATTCAACTACCCGAAAAGCAAATTGAACACACTGAGCACTCTGAACCAAATCAGTGTGAATACAGTGAAAATGACTCTCTCTATTCCCTGGCTCAGCTACCAAAGACAAACTGA